One Lysinibacillus fusiformis genomic window carries:
- the glmU gene encoding bifunctional UDP-N-acetylglucosamine diphosphorylase/glucosamine-1-phosphate N-acetyltransferase GlmU, whose product MSNIFAVILAAGQGTRMKSKLYKVLHPVCGKPMVQHVVDHIQTLGVNRIVTVVGHGAEKVQQQLGESSEYVLQAEQLGTAHAVQQAEAILGNEEGTTLVVCGDTPLIRPETMKALYEHHQAKNAKATILTAVAENPTGYGRILRSDNGQVEQIVEQKDATAEQQLVTEINTGTYCFDNKLLFETLKHVKNDNVQGEYYLPDVIELLQRQGDIVEAFVTEDFEETLGVNDRVALSQAETLMRARINERHMRNGVTIINPEATYISTEAVIGCDTVIQPGSMIEGATVIGEDCIIGPNTQIIDSRVGDRTSVHSSVVRESAIAEDTAIGPFANIRPLSDIGSHVKIGNFVEVKKSKLGNDTKISHLSYIGDAEIGNNVNIGCGSITVNYDGKNKFQTIIEDDVFVGCNTNLVAPVKVGKGSFIAAGSTITKEVPEDALAIARARQENKPNYVSKLNSK is encoded by the coding sequence ATGAGCAACATTTTTGCTGTCATTTTGGCTGCAGGTCAAGGTACACGTATGAAGTCCAAATTATATAAAGTGCTCCATCCAGTTTGTGGGAAGCCCATGGTACAACATGTTGTAGATCACATTCAAACCTTAGGTGTTAATCGCATCGTAACGGTTGTTGGACATGGTGCAGAAAAAGTGCAACAACAACTTGGTGAAAGTAGTGAGTATGTTTTACAAGCAGAACAGTTAGGCACAGCACATGCTGTTCAACAAGCAGAGGCAATTCTAGGTAATGAAGAAGGTACAACATTAGTTGTATGTGGTGATACACCACTTATTCGTCCGGAAACGATGAAGGCTTTATATGAACATCACCAAGCAAAAAATGCAAAGGCGACAATTTTAACAGCGGTTGCTGAAAATCCAACAGGCTATGGTCGTATTTTACGTAGCGACAATGGACAAGTGGAGCAAATCGTTGAACAAAAGGATGCTACTGCAGAGCAACAACTTGTGACGGAAATTAATACGGGCACATATTGCTTCGATAACAAATTGTTATTTGAGACGCTAAAGCATGTGAAAAACGATAACGTACAGGGAGAGTATTACTTACCTGATGTGATTGAACTTTTACAAAGACAAGGTGACATCGTCGAAGCGTTTGTAACAGAGGATTTTGAAGAAACACTTGGTGTCAATGATCGTGTTGCGTTGTCACAAGCAGAGACTTTAATGCGCGCGCGTATTAATGAACGTCATATGCGAAACGGTGTAACAATCATTAATCCAGAGGCTACGTATATTAGTACTGAGGCAGTTATTGGTTGTGATACTGTGATTCAACCAGGTTCTATGATTGAAGGCGCCACTGTTATTGGCGAGGATTGTATAATTGGACCCAACACACAAATCATAGATAGTCGCGTCGGTGACCGAACTTCTGTGCACTCTTCTGTTGTGCGTGAAAGCGCTATAGCGGAAGATACAGCTATTGGACCGTTTGCAAATATCCGACCACTTTCTGATATTGGTAGCCATGTGAAAATAGGCAACTTTGTAGAAGTGAAGAAAAGCAAGCTAGGTAATGACACGAAAATATCGCACCTAAGCTATATTGGTGATGCTGAGATAGGAAATAACGTCAATATTGGCTGTGGTTCCATTACAGTGAATTATGATGGGAAAAATAAGTTCCAAACAATTATTGAAGATGATGTATTTGTAGGATGTAATACTAATCTAGTTGCACCAGTAAAGGTTGGTAAAGGTTCATTTATTGCAGCGGGATCTACAATTACAAAAGAAGTTCCTGAAGATGCATTGGCAATCGCCCGTGCAAGACAAGAAAACAAACCGAATTATGTAAGCAAATTAAATTCAAAATAA
- the spoVG gene encoding septation regulator SpoVG — translation MEVTDVRLRRVQTDGRMRAIASITLDNEFVVHDIRVIDGNTGLFVAMPSKRTPDGEFRDIAHPINSTTRNKIQEIILHAYHNSSEAEEAEELEGIGV, via the coding sequence ATGGAAGTTACTGATGTAAGATTACGTCGTGTACAAACAGATGGTCGCATGCGTGCGATTGCTTCCATTACACTCGACAATGAGTTTGTGGTACATGATATTCGTGTAATTGATGGAAATACAGGCTTGTTCGTTGCTATGCCTAGTAAACGTACACCAGATGGGGAATTTAGGGATATTGCACATCCTATCAATTCTACTACACGTAATAAAATTCAAGAGATTATTTTACACGCGTATCACAATTCTAGCGAAGCTGAAGAGGCGGAAGAATTAGAAGGAATTGGCGTCTAG
- a CDS encoding RidA family protein, producing the protein MNVVATTNAPAAIGPYAQGIIVNGMFYSSGQIPLTAAGELVDGDIVAQTHQVFANIKAVLEAAGSSLENVVKTTVFMKDMNDFVAMNEVYASHFGEHKPARSAVEVARLPKDVKVEIEVIAVVK; encoded by the coding sequence ATGAATGTTGTAGCAACAACGAATGCACCAGCAGCAATCGGACCATACGCGCAAGGAATTATCGTGAATGGTATGTTTTATAGTTCAGGTCAAATTCCACTAACTGCAGCAGGTGAATTAGTGGACGGTGATATTGTCGCTCAAACGCACCAGGTATTTGCTAACATCAAGGCGGTATTAGAAGCTGCAGGATCATCACTAGAAAATGTAGTGAAAACAACAGTCTTTATGAAAGATATGAATGATTTTGTTGCGATGAACGAAGTATACGCTAGTCATTTTGGAGAACATAAGCCAGCTCGCTCTGCAGTAGAGGTAGCACGACTACCGAAGGATGTAAAAGTAGAAATTGAAGTTATTGCCGTTGTAAAGTGA
- the purR gene encoding pur operon repressor, with protein sequence MKWKRSERLVDMTYYLLEHPHQLIPLTYFSELYQSAKSSISEDLTIVKETFEEKGIGLLMTVPGAAGGVKYIPKMSETEVRLVVQDLKAELEHSDRLLPGGYLFMTDLLGNPDLINRVGKVFASAFANQQIDVIMTVATKGISIAHAIARHLNVPVVVVRRDSKVTEGSTVSINYVSGSSRRIQTMVLSKRSMKSGQRVLITDDFMKVGGTMNGMKNLLEEFDCQLAGIAVLVEAEHADETLVDDYYSLVKLHEVNEKDRTIALSEGNYFSKKEK encoded by the coding sequence ATGAAATGGAAACGAAGTGAACGACTAGTTGATATGACGTACTATTTACTAGAACATCCACATCAGCTGATCCCGCTAACTTATTTTTCAGAACTATATCAATCTGCAAAATCTTCTATTAGTGAAGATTTAACGATTGTAAAAGAAACTTTCGAAGAAAAAGGAATCGGGTTATTGATGACAGTGCCGGGCGCTGCAGGGGGAGTAAAGTATATCCCTAAAATGTCCGAAACAGAAGTTCGATTAGTCGTACAGGATTTAAAGGCAGAACTAGAACATTCAGATCGTTTATTGCCTGGTGGTTATTTATTTATGACAGATTTACTTGGCAATCCAGATTTAATTAATCGGGTAGGCAAGGTGTTTGCATCTGCATTTGCTAATCAACAAATCGACGTTATTATGACCGTAGCAACAAAAGGTATTTCAATTGCCCATGCTATAGCGAGACATTTGAATGTACCTGTTGTAGTTGTAAGAAGAGATAGTAAGGTAACAGAAGGTTCTACCGTTAGTATAAACTACGTATCTGGTTCTTCCAGAAGAATTCAGACAATGGTATTATCAAAAAGAAGCATGAAGAGTGGACAGCGTGTACTCATCACCGATGACTTTATGAAGGTCGGTGGTACGATGAATGGCATGAAAAATCTATTAGAGGAGTTTGACTGCCAGTTAGCAGGCATTGCGGTGCTTGTAGAAGCAGAGCATGCAGACGAAACGTTAGTAGATGATTATTACTCACTTGTGAAGCTTCATGAAGTTAATGAAAAAGACCGTACAATTGCATTAAGTGAAGGTAATTATTTTTCAAAAAAGGAGAAATGA
- the ispE gene encoding 4-(cytidine 5'-diphospho)-2-C-methyl-D-erythritol kinase, which produces MLYVKAPAKINLTLDVLYKRPDNYHEVEMVMTTVDLADRISLESREDGVIEIISTDNFVPNDHRNFAYQAARLIKDTYGIGQGVSITIEKEIPIAAGLAGGSSDAAATLKGLNELWNLDLSIDELAELGAKIGSDVSFCVYGGTALATGRGEKIQELPAPPNCWVVLAKPKIGVSTAEVYGGLKVEGLAHPNTKQMIQAIETEDYELLCASLGNVLETVTFELHPEVVMLKEQMKRFGADATLMSGSGPTVFGLVDSEARVSRIYNGLRGFCEEVYAVRILGERNTLA; this is translated from the coding sequence ATGCTTTATGTAAAGGCGCCTGCGAAAATTAATTTAACATTAGATGTGCTATATAAACGACCAGATAATTATCACGAAGTGGAGATGGTCATGACGACTGTCGATTTGGCTGATCGTATTAGCTTAGAGTCTCGAGAAGATGGTGTAATTGAAATTATCTCCACTGATAATTTTGTGCCCAATGACCATCGTAACTTTGCTTATCAGGCAGCGCGTCTTATTAAAGATACATACGGCATTGGACAAGGTGTATCCATTACAATTGAAAAAGAAATACCTATTGCAGCAGGACTTGCAGGCGGTAGTAGTGATGCAGCGGCTACATTAAAGGGCTTAAATGAGCTATGGAATTTAGATTTATCAATAGATGAGTTAGCTGAACTAGGAGCTAAAATTGGTTCTGATGTTTCTTTTTGTGTATACGGCGGTACAGCACTAGCAACAGGGCGTGGGGAAAAAATTCAAGAATTACCTGCACCTCCAAATTGTTGGGTTGTGTTAGCCAAGCCGAAAATAGGTGTGTCAACAGCAGAAGTCTACGGTGGGTTAAAGGTTGAAGGGTTAGCGCATCCAAATACTAAGCAAATGATTCAAGCAATTGAGACAGAAGATTATGAGCTACTTTGTGCATCGTTAGGAAATGTTTTGGAAACTGTAACATTTGAGTTACATCCGGAGGTTGTCATGTTAAAAGAGCAGATGAAGCGCTTTGGTGCAGATGCGACATTAATGAGCGGAAGCGGTCCTACGGTGTTTGGACTTGTGGATAGCGAAGCTCGTGTGAGCCGTATTTATAATGGCTTACGAGGTTTTTGCGAAGAAGTATATGCTGTGCGTATTTTAGGAGAGCGAAATACGCTTGCTTAA
- a CDS encoding small, acid-soluble spore protein, alpha/beta type: MPRKGIMSPRLKEEIAKELGFYDVVEREGWGGIKARDAGNMVKRAIEMAERASSEQERNK; this comes from the coding sequence ATGCCTAGAAAGGGTATCATGTCACCTCGATTAAAAGAAGAGATCGCCAAGGAACTTGGATTTTATGATGTTGTGGAAAGAGAAGGCTGGGGCGGCATAAAAGCTCGGGATGCTGGTAATATGGTGAAACGTGCCATCGAAATGGCAGAACGAGCAAGTAGTGAGCAAGAGCGTAATAAGTAG
- the veg gene encoding biofilm formation stimulator Veg, which yields MPKTLADIKKSLDCHLGKRLQLKANGGRKKTVECAGILRETYRAIFVVELDQEDNTCKRVSYSYTDILTEAVEITFLDEAQAAVAK from the coding sequence ATGCCAAAAACTTTAGCGGACATTAAAAAGTCGTTGGATTGTCATTTGGGTAAACGTTTGCAGTTGAAAGCAAACGGCGGTCGCAAGAAAACGGTCGAGTGTGCAGGGATATTACGTGAAACATATCGTGCAATCTTCGTAGTAGAACTTGATCAAGAAGACAATACGTGCAAGCGCGTATCGTATAGCTACACAGATATTTTAACTGAAGCAGTAGAGATTACATTTTTAGACGAAGCACAGGCTGCTGTCGCAAAATAG
- the rsmA gene encoding 16S rRNA (adenine(1518)-N(6)/adenine(1519)-N(6))-dimethyltransferase RsmA produces the protein MHKDIATPIRTQEILKKYGFSFKKSLGQNFLIDPNILRNIVSHANLTENSGAIEVGPGIGALTEHLARGAKKVVSFEIDQRLLPVLEDTLSPYNNVSIIHSDILKADVAKVIEEEMPGIDDIMVVANLPYYVTTPILLKLLNDRLPIRGFVVMMQKEVADRITAKPGTKEYGSLSIAIQYYVKAEIAMTVPKTVFMPQPNVDSAVIRLIKHEEPPVKVINEDFLFVVTRASFVQRRKTIFNNLQSGLPNGKANKEKILEALAIADIEPTRRGETLSIFEFGKLADALYPTFAK, from the coding sequence ATGCATAAGGATATTGCAACGCCGATTCGAACACAGGAAATTTTAAAGAAATACGGATTTTCATTTAAAAAGAGCTTAGGTCAAAATTTTTTAATTGATCCAAACATTTTACGTAACATTGTTAGCCATGCAAACTTAACTGAAAACAGTGGTGCAATTGAAGTAGGCCCCGGTATTGGAGCTTTAACTGAACATTTAGCACGAGGCGCCAAAAAAGTCGTTTCTTTTGAAATCGATCAGCGTTTATTACCAGTGTTAGAAGATACATTAAGTCCATATAATAATGTGTCAATCATTCACTCAGATATTTTAAAAGCGGATGTGGCAAAGGTAATTGAAGAGGAAATGCCAGGTATTGATGATATTATGGTCGTAGCTAATTTACCTTACTACGTTACAACACCGATTCTACTGAAATTATTAAATGATCGTCTACCAATTCGAGGCTTTGTTGTGATGATGCAAAAGGAAGTAGCAGATCGTATAACAGCAAAGCCAGGTACAAAAGAATACGGCTCGTTATCGATTGCAATCCAATATTATGTGAAGGCTGAAATCGCAATGACGGTACCGAAAACGGTATTTATGCCACAACCCAACGTAGATTCTGCTGTTATCCGTCTTATTAAACATGAAGAACCACCAGTAAAAGTCATTAATGAGGATTTCCTGTTTGTTGTAACACGTGCATCATTCGTACAGCGTCGTAAAACAATCTTCAATAACCTTCAATCAGGTTTACCAAACGGCAAGGCGAATAAAGAAAAAATCTTAGAAGCTTTAGCAATTGCAGATATTGAACCAACACGTCGTGGAGAGACACTTTCTATTTTTGAGTTTGGAAAATTAGCGGATGCTCTTTATCCAACGTTTGCAAAGTAA
- the rnmV gene encoding ribonuclease M5 yields MQIQEIIVVEGKDDTTAIKRAVQADTIETNGSAISEETLKRIQHAQDKRGVIVFTDPDFPGRRIRAIIEQHVEGVKHAFLPKAKTIAKNGKGLGIEHAADEDIRSALCLVYTPNNENPIVDDITLEDLMTACLIGHPRAKARRDRLGEILNIGATNGKQLHKRLKMFQITEQQFGAAVAQLDQEENNA; encoded by the coding sequence TTGCAAATACAAGAAATTATTGTCGTTGAAGGAAAAGATGATACAACAGCAATAAAACGAGCTGTGCAAGCCGATACAATAGAAACAAATGGATCTGCTATTTCAGAAGAGACACTGAAACGTATTCAACATGCCCAGGATAAACGAGGTGTTATTGTTTTTACTGATCCAGATTTTCCAGGACGTCGAATTCGTGCTATTATCGAGCAACATGTAGAAGGAGTTAAACATGCGTTTTTGCCAAAAGCAAAAACCATCGCGAAGAATGGTAAAGGCTTGGGGATCGAACATGCAGCAGATGAAGATATTCGTTCGGCTTTATGTCTAGTCTATACCCCAAATAATGAAAATCCAATCGTGGATGATATTACATTAGAAGATTTAATGACAGCATGTTTAATCGGCCATCCACGGGCAAAAGCACGCCGTGACCGTCTAGGTGAGATTTTGAATATCGGCGCAACAAACGGTAAACAACTTCATAAAAGATTAAAAATGTTTCAAATAACGGAACAGCAATTTGGTGCGGCTGTCGCACAGTTAGATCAGGAGGAAAATAATGCATAA